Proteins encoded by one window of Anopheles maculipalpis chromosome 2RL, idAnoMacuDA_375_x, whole genome shotgun sequence:
- the LOC126556414 gene encoding histone H2B: MAPKTSGKAAKKSGKAQKNISKSDKKKKRKTRKESYAIYIYKVLKQVHPDTGISSKAMSIMNSFVNDIFERIAAEASRLAHYNKRSTITSREIQTAVRLLLPGELAKHAVSEGTKAVTKYTSSK; encoded by the coding sequence ATGGCACCGAAAACCAGTGGAAAGGCTGCGAAGAAGTCTGGCAAGGCCCAGAAAAACATCTCCAAGtcggacaagaagaagaaaaggaagacccGCAAGGAGAGCTACGCTATCTACATCTACAAGGTGTTGAAGCAAGTCCACCCCGACACCGGTATTTCCTCCAAGGCGATGAGCATCATGAACAGCTTCGTGAACGACATCTTCGAGCGCATCGCTGCCGAAGCGTCTCGCCTGGCGCATTACAACAAGCGCTCGACGATCACGTCCCGCGAAATTCAAACGGCCGTccgcctgctgctgcctgGTGAGCTGGCCAAGCACGCCGTCTCCGAAGGAACGAAGGCGGTCACCAAGTACACCAGCTCGAAGTAA
- the LOC126556444 gene encoding histone H4, whose product MTGRGKGGKGLGKGGAKRHRKVLRDNIQGITKPAIRRLARRGGVKRISGLIYEETRGVLKVFLENVIRDAVTYTEHAKRKTVTAMDVVYALKRQGRTLYGFGG is encoded by the coding sequence ATGACTGGACGCGGAAAGGGAGGCAAAGGTCTGGGTAAAGGAGGAGCCAAGCGTCATCGCAAAGTGCTGCGTGATAACATCCAGGGAATCACCAAGCCAGCCATCCGTCGTCTGGCCCGCCGTGGAGGAGTGAAGCGAATCTCTGGCCTGATTTACGAGGAAACTCGCGGCGTGTTGAAAGTATTCTTGGAGAATGTGATCCGTGATGCGGTCACCTACACCGAACATGCCAAGCGCAAGACCGTTACAGCGATGGACGTAGTGTACGCGCTGAAGCGTCAAGGTCGCACCCTGTACGGTTTCGGAGGCTAA
- the LOC126556399 gene encoding histone H2A, translating to MSGRGKGGKVKGKAKSRSNRAGLQFPVGRIHRLLRKGNYAERVGAGAPVYLAAVMEYLAAEVLELAGNAARDNKKTRIIPRHLQLAIRNDEELNKLLSGVTIAQGGVLPNIQAVLLPKKTEKKA from the coding sequence ATGTCTGGACGtggaaagggaggaaaagtgAAGGGAAAGGCAAAGTCCCGCTCGAACCGTGCCGGTCTACAGTTCCCGGTTGGCCGTATCCACCGTCTGCTGCGCAAAGGCAACTATGCCGAGCGCGTCGGTGCTGGTGCACCAGTGTATCTGGCTGCCGTGATGGAGTACTTGGCCGCTGAAGTGTTGGAGCTGGCAGGAAACGCTGCGCGAGACAACAAGAAGACCCGCATCATCCCGCGTCATCTGCAGCTGGCCATCCGCAACGACGAGGAATTGAACAAACTGTTGTCCGGTGTGACCATCGCCCAGGGCGGTGTGCTGCCCAACATTCAGGCCGTGCTGTTGCCGAAGAAGACCGAAAAGAAGGCTTAA